In Lates calcarifer isolate ASB-BC8 linkage group LG15, TLL_Latcal_v3, whole genome shotgun sequence, one genomic interval encodes:
- the LOC108888539 gene encoding protein SOGA3 isoform X5, with product MMNPSSADSPRQPDNSSRKQQRSSSPAGLKDSGSKATQKGSNSSKLITSKQGGGGGGGGGGGRSSRGHSPVSTGRERQAGGAPATRGAAAVQAAGAESPTLSRPAAAAADRGGIQTPEDSPRLAVDASSPSRTDTNRVVSDQPCASKSPKLRSKNPRGGEAVAATSGNKKSSKGTVGCGPGFWKEGCLQSELIQFHLNKSLGKKGTKMQTKSASPPASEPELSPEPDNPQPAPQPDQRLQEEIERLEDENEDLKNEIEEMRAEMDEMRDTFYEEDACQLQDMRRELERANKNCRILQYRLKKAERKRLRFAESGQVDGELLRSLEQDLKVAKDVSVRLHHELENVEEKRTKTEEENEKLRQQLIEVEVTKQALQNELEKAKELSLKRKGSKDGQKAERKTPQTPVEEENEDLKCQLAFIKEEAILMRKKMAKIDKEKDRLEQELQKYRSFYGDVDSPLPKGEAGGPPTTRESELKLRLRLVEEEANILGRKIVELEVENRGLKAELDDMREDSMAAAGVDSSGSGGQQCREQSEALSELRQQLQLVEDEAELLRRNLADVEEENKKVTSELNKLKYKAGSHEAGSRHGGGGTDPAKVEALQEELKAARLQINELSGKVMQLQYENRVLLSNMQRYDLASHLGIRGSPRDSDAESDGGRDDDTPSASASSPRLLPPHRKREGPIGGESDSDEVRNIRCLTPTRSLYSPVDSRFLSRSLKDRQQMIDIRIEAERLGRTIDRLIADTSTIIAEARVYVTNGELFARLDEDEEGGRIREHELLYRINAQMKAFRKELQSFIDRLDVPKQEDKQAEEPLSMFQPIILLILILVLFSSLSYATIFKLVFLFTLFFVL from the exons ATGATGAACCCATCCTCTGCCGACTCGCCGCGGCAGCCAGACAATAGCAGCCGAAAGCAGCAGCGGTCGTCGTCTCCGGCTGGGCTCAAAGACAGTGGATCTAAAGCTACACAGAAGGGCAGCAACTCGTCAAAGCTCATCACATcaaagcagggaggaggaggtggaggaggaggagggggagggagaagCAGCCGAGGTCATTCTCCCGTTTCCACAGGCAGGGAGCGGCAGGCCGGAGGCGCTCCTGCCACCAGAGGCGCGGCTGCTGTCCAGGCTGCTGGTGCTGAAAGCCCGACACTGAGCAGGCccgcggcggcggcggcagacCGAGGCGGCATCCAGACACCGGAAGACTCCCCCCGCCTTGCCGTTGATGCCTCCTCGCCCTCCAGGACAGACACGAACCGCGTCGTCTCCGACCAGCCCTGCGCATCCAAATCCCCCAAACTGAGGAGCAAAAATCCGAGAGGAGGGGAGGCCGTCGCGGCGACAAGCGGAAACAAGAAGAGCTCTAAAGGCACAGTAGGCTGCGGACCCGGTTTCTGGAAGGAGGGATGTTTGCAATCCGAGCTAATACAGTTTCACTTGAATAAGAGCTTAGGGAAGAAAGGGACAAAAATGCAGACGAAATCAGCATCTCCACCGGCCTCAGAGCCGGAGCTGTCCCCCGAGCCCGACAATCCACAGCCAGCTCCACAGCCAGACCAGAGACTGCAGGAAGAGATAGAGAGGCTGGAGGATGAAAACGAGGATCTAAAG AATGAAATCGAGGAGATGCGGGCAGAGATGGATGAGATGCGGGACACCTTCTATGAGGAGGACGCCTGCCAGCTTCAGGACATGcgcagagagctggagagagccAACAAGAACTGTCGGATCCTCCAGTACAGACTTAAGAAAGCCGAGAGGAAGAGGCTCCGGTTCGCAGAAAGTGGCCAGGTGGATGGAGAGCTGCTCAGAAGTCTGGAACAAGACCTGAAG GTGGCGAAGGATGTGTCTGTGCGCCTGCACCATGAGCTGGAGAatgtggaggagaagagaactaagacagaagaggagaatgagaaGCTGAGGCAGCAGCTGATTGAAGTGGAGGTCACTAAGCAGGCCCTGCAGAATGAGCTGGAGAAAGCTAAAGAG CTctcactgaaaagaaaagggagtAAGGAtggacagaaagcagagagaaagactcCACAGACCCCAGTTGAG GAAGAAAATGAGGATCTGAAATGTCAACTAGCCTTCATCAAGGAGGAAGCCATCTTGATGAGGAAAAAGATGGCAAAGATTGATAAGGAGAAAGACCGACtggagcaggagctgcagaAGTACCGCTCCTTCTATGGGGATGTGGATAGCCCTCTGCCTAAAGGTGAAGCAGGAGGACCTCCCACCACCCGTGAATCGGAGCTGAAGCTCCGCTTACGCCTGGTGGAGGAAGAGGCAAATATCCTGGGGAGGAAGATTGTGGAACTAGAGGTGGAGAACAGGGGCCTGAAGGCTGAGTTGGATGACATGAGGGAGGACAG CATGGCGGCAGCAGGAGTGGATAGCTCTGGCAGTGGAGGTCAGCAGTGCAGAGAGCAGAGCGAGGCCCTGTCAGAGCTGAGGCAGCAGCTTCAGCTGGTAGAAGATGAGGCAGAACTTCTTCGCAGGAATTTAGCAGATGTGGAAGAAGAGAACAAAAAG GTGACAAGTGAACTCAATAAACTGAAGTACAAGGCTGGATCCCATGAAGCTGGATCGAGACATGGAGGAG GAGGAACTGACCCCGCTAAGGTGGAGGCcctccaggaggagctgaaagCAGCACGTCTGCAGATCAATGAACTCAGCGGCAAAGTTATGCAGCTCCAGTATGAGAACCGTGTGTTGCTCTCCAACATGCAGCGCTATGACCTTGCCTCCCACCTGGGCATCCGGGGCAGCCCGCGGGACAGTGACGCGGAGAGCGACGGAGGGCGGGACGACGACACCCCCTCGGCCTCTGCTTCCTCCCCTCGTCTCTTACCGCCCCACCGCAAGCGCGAGGGCCCCATTGGAGGGGAGAGTGACTCAGATGAGGTGAGGAACATCCGCTGCCTCACCCCGACACGTTCCCTGTACTCACCTGTGGACAGCCGTTTTTTATCCAGAAGCCTGAAGGACCGGCAGCAGATGATAGACATCCGCATAGAGGCAGAGAGGCTGGGCCGGACCATCGACAGGCTCATTGCTGACACCAGCACTATCATTGCTGAGGCCCGAGTATATGTTACTAATGGAGAGCTGTTTGCCAGGctggatgaagatgaagaaggtGGCAG GATCAGAGAGCATGAGCTGCTGTATCGTATCAACGCCCAGATGAAAGCCTTCAGGAAGGAGTTGCAGAGCTTCATAGACCGGTTGGATGTCCCCAAGCAGGAGGACAAACAGGCAGAGGAGCCACTGTCT ATGTTCCAGCCCATTATTTTGCTGATCCTCAttcttgttctgttttcctCACTCTCTTATGCCACCATTTTTAAATTGGTATTCCTTTTCACCCTCTTCTTTGTTCTGTAA
- the LOC108888539 gene encoding uncharacterized protein KIAA0408 isoform X4, whose product MGGENRRILLDLKTVLEEVQAEVKREEEKRSELQLQYTRDRCAWELEKAELKCRIAQLETREVSGLVSGGVQSAPGPGSVASQSTREQHSETSTLRREREEQRRILADTHSTAMDLRYRLEHNERDWLREKAELLERFDVERREWESQLKDMQRKIEELYCEVRAKRDGAGLDSGRQDDDDVVHRLSIRSTSTGSSLLSDNTRSEPLSSSSQSEPNRQLLAPGFGHNRNISGGGCGSRESHQPTCFQADSICEFIADGQFSQNNHSQSALVDELRSRGTWQKNSVDDSKDTVDTAELDVIFHGAPGYGMSQKNVSKGNENNAHVGPQESPVWAELIYGSDKKKNTTALNAALKEIARVSEELCSYQDEIRKKSGDKRNQSESLCLTEESEMMFGHDKTRLEVDEAACDLSQIYNDLRALERENWITLSPDNTWRAKRAQSESWRASAADPDSYRDTQTSPGILSEMDTAAPPIPPRTSSWNLSTPTHPDTELHIPESPMTTVRKCHSPCVLLDRKCSSPSIVRKFEAMLQENEGKVFIDGVIASCSVPTNSNCNMGCCHNRWSCDASKFSSSKLSAYGTVQKSFSEANILSAGKDFHSDYSPSVGNLKNPELQMPLLVKELPVDLLSSSLEISPASPKLQGSKRNIKLEQKTAEFNRTLFQAEMGRGVEEQDSFTVTDASSLGCQPVLTKSDEVLYPRETKFQPHCTDITTGAMAVHPEVTLSVSTSDCTIQSPDVQPRQMRCSLEGQEVRMKQEILSDLSPEQPQVGLREAITITPQSPAHHSEVKHKFRTASSPSRKTPNRAATEALFSEPVLPANSQPGQNVEGSSSKNENPHGAKPQPARVGVSLQPSPAESKQRQMTQPGHQAQPKHVSTPPSQSDSSRHGPRMMNDHPWKPLTLAAYPRPEGSRSNYGAVERILKNYESAARAQQSQNQQSETASSPNLSVRQEETVTDLDMLDMDPLPLPPTLRHTQISHTSQIHTTHAQLSSHTAMGVKEMQLTVQENEESSVSSSSSSVQKNFSRPARPANRRLPSRWASRSPSSSSSTSSSPSTTPVMPPSFPLQKHTSSFTYSHAFHIETVII is encoded by the exons ATG GGAGGGGAGAACAGGAGGATTCTGCTGGATCTGAAGACAGTTTTGGAGGAAGTGCAGGcggaggtgaagagagaggaggagaagaggagcgaGCTCCAGCTGCAGTACACAAGAGACAGATGTGCCTGGGAGCTGGAGAAAGCTGAGCTCAAATGCAGGATTGCACAG ttgGAGACTAGAGAGGTTAGTGGTTTGGTGAGCGGAGGGGTCCAGTCAGCACCAGGTCCTGGCTCTGTGGCGTCACAGAGCACTCGAGAACAACACAGTGAGACCTCAACTCTCCGCCGGGAGAGGGAAGAGCAGCGGAGGATCCTGGCAGACACGCACTCTACGGCCATGGACCTGCGCTATCGCCTGGAGCACAATGAGAGGGACTGGTTAAGGGAGAAAGCCGAGCTGCTGGAGAGGTTTGatgtggagaggagggagtgggAGAGCCAGCTGAAAGATATGCAGAGGAAAATAGAGGAG CTGTACTGTGAAGTGAGAGCCAAGCGCGACGGGGCCGGCCTGGACAGTGGGAGGCAGGACGATGACGATGTTGTGCATAGGCTCAGCATACGTTCCACCAGCACAGGCTCCAGCCTTCTCAGTGACAACACCCGCTCAGAgccactcagcagcagcagccaatcagaaccaAACAGACAACTACTAGCACCTGGCTTTGGtcacaacagaaacatcagtgGCGGCGGTTGTGGTAGCAGAGAGAGTCATCAGCCCACCTGCTTCCAAGCAGACAGCATCTGTGAATTTATTGCTGATGGTCAGTTTTCTCAGAATAACCATTCACAATCTGCGCTGGTGGATGAATTGAGATCCAGAGGCACTTGGCAGAAAAACTCTGTTGATGATAGCAAGGATACAGTGGATACAGCAGAGCtggatgttatttttcatggaGCTCCTGGATATGGAATGTCACAGAAAAATGTCTCTAAAGGGAATGAAAACAATGCCCATGTTGGTCCACAAGAAAGTCCTGTGTGGGCAGAGTTGATTTATGGTAgtgacaagaagaagaacacCACTGCTCTCAATGCT GCTTTGAAGGAGATAGCCCGTGTAAGTGAGGAGCTCTGTAGCTACCAGGATGAGATCAGGAAGAAGAGTGGAGATAAGAG GAATCAATCTGAATCCCTGTGCCTAACTGAGGAGAGTGAGATGATGTTTGGTCATGATAAAACCCGACTGGAGGTAGATGAAGCTGCTTGTGACCTCAGCCAGATATACAACGATCTCCGGGCCTTGGAAAGGGAAAACTGGATCACCTTGTCTCCAGATAACACCTGGAGGGCCAAAAGAGCTCAGAGTGAATCCTGGAGAGCAAGTGCCGCTGATCCAGACagctacagagacacacagacaagtcCTGGAATACTCTCTGAGATGGATACAGCAGCTCCACCCATCCCTCCACGCACCTCCTCCTGGAATCTGAGCACCCCTACCCATCCAGACACAGAACTCCATATCCCAGAATCCCCCATGACAACAGTGAGGAAGTGCCATAGCCCCTGTGTTCTACTGGACAGAAAATGCAGCAGCCCATCCATTGTCAGGAAGTTTGAAGCTATGCTAcaagaaaatgaaggaaaagtTTTCATAGATGGCGTGATAGCATCATGCTCTGTACCTACTAACTCTAATTGTAATATGGGCTGCTGCCACAACCGCTGGTCCTGCGATGCAAGCAAGTTCAGTAGCAGTAAGTTGTCTGCATATGGGACTGTACAGAAAAGCTTCTCTGAGGCCAACATACTGAGTGCTGGGAAAGACTTTCACTCCGATTACAGCCCGAGTGTTGGTAACTTAAAAAACCCTGAGCTACAAATGCCTTTGCTTGTCAAAGAATTACCTGTAGATTTGCTCTCGTCCTCTCTGGAAATATCACCTGCCAGCCCCAAACTCCAGGGCtctaaaagaaacattaaactggaacaaaaaacagctgagtTTAACAGAACTTTGTTTCAAGCTGAGATGGGCCGTGGTGTAGAGGAACAAGACAGTTTTACTGTAACAGATGCCTCCTCTCTGGGCTGCCAACCAGTTCTTACAAAATCAGATGAAGTTTTATATCCCAGGGAGActaaatttcagccacattgtACTGATATCACCACTGGTGCTATGGCTGTGCATCCTGAAGTCACATTATCTGTCTCCACTTCGGATTGCACAATTCAGAGCCCAGATGTCCAACCAAGGCAAATGAGATGCAGTCTTGAAGGTCAAGAGGTCAGAATGAAGCAAGAAATCCTCTCTGACCTTTCACCTGAACAGCCACAGGTTGGACTCAGAGAGGCCATCACAATAACCCCTCAGAGTCCTGCACACCATTCTGAGGTCAAGCACAAATTTCGAACAGCAAGCAGTCCCTCCAGGAAAACACCAAACAGAGCAGCCACAGAGGCTCTCTTTTCTGAGCCTGTCTTGCCTGCAAATAGCCAGCCAGGTCAGAATGTGGAGGGTTCCAGCTCTAAGAATGAGAATCCACATGGAGCAAAGCCTCAGCCAGCCAGAGTGGGAGTCTCACTCCAGCCATCGCCTGCAGAgagcaaacaaagacagatgacaCAGCCAGGGCACCAGGCACAGCCAAAGCATGTGTCTACACCTCCCTCCCAGTCTGACTCCTCCAGACATGGGCCTCGAATGATGAATGACCATCCTTGGAAGCCCCTCACTCTGGCTGCATACCCACGGCCTGAGGGATCCAGGTCCAACTACGGGGCAGTGGAGAGGATTCTGAAGAATTATGAGAGTGCAGCTCGGGCTCAACAAAGCCAGAACCAACAGAGCGAAACGGCTTCAAGTCCTAACCTTAGTGTTAGGCAGGAGGAGACGGTCACAGATCTGGACATGCTGGACATGGACCCTCTGCCCTTACCACCTACTCTGAGACACACTCAGATTTCACACACCTCACAGATACACACTACACATGCACAGCTCAGCAGCCACACTGCCATGGGTGTGAAAGAGATGCAGCTTACAGTGCAG GAAAATGAAGagtcttctgtctcctcttcctcttcctctgtccagAAGAACTTCTCGAGACCTGCCCGCCCAGCCAACCGACGCCTCCCCTCCCGATGGGCCAGCCGCTCCCCcagttcttcctcctccacctcttcgtctccctccaccacccctgTCATGcctccatctttccctctcCAGAAACACACTTCCTCCTTTACCTACTCGCACGCCTTTCACATAGAGACTGTCATCATTTGA
- the LOC108888539 gene encoding uncharacterized protein KIAA0408 isoform X3 yields MWSAFMNGSGLHGGGGTGGGYVPSQGWEFVPCSRMDRGDRGRSKARSPLRRISSPPTVFSQIYEPQFGASPGGGEGGPGTQLEILRGQMWPGPEPQQQQQQQQQTQHSRLRKKFEDLKKRHVQDKEDWMREKESLLREVADIQGGENRRILLDLKTVLEEVQAEVKREEEKRSELQLQYTRDRCAWELEKAELKCRIAQLETREVSGLVSGGVQSAPGPGSVASQSTREQHSETSTLRREREEQRRILADTHSTAMDLRYRLEHNERDWLREKAELLERFDVERREWESQLKDMQRKIEELYCEVRAKRDGAGLDSGRQDDDDVVHRLSIRSTSTGSSLLSDNTRSEPLSSSSQSEPNRQLLAPGFGHNRNISGGGCGSRESHQPTCFQADSICEFIADGQFSQNNHSQSALVDELRSRGTWQKNSVDDSKDTVDTAELDVIFHGAPGYGMSQKNVSKGNENNAHVGPQESPVWAELIYGSDKKKNTTALNAALKEIARVSEELCSYQDEIRKKSGDKRNQSESLCLTEESEMMFGHDKTRLEVDEAACDLSQIYNDLRALERENWITLSPDNTWRAKRAQSESWRASAADPDSYRDTQTSPGILSEMDTAAPPIPPRTSSWNLSTPTHPDTELHIPESPMTTVRKCHSPCVLLDRKCSSPSIVRKFEAMLQENEGKVFIDGVIASCSVPTNSNCNMGCCHNRWSCDASKFSSSKLSAYGTVQKSFSEANILSAGKDFHSDYSPSVGNLKNPELQMPLLVKELPVDLLSSSLEISPASPKLQGSKRNIKLEQKTAEFNRTLFQAEMGRGVEEQDSFTVTDASSLGCQPVLTKSDEVLYPRETKFQPHCTDITTGAMAVHPEVTLSVSTSDCTIQSPDVQPRQMRCSLEGQEVRMKQEILSDLSPEQPQVGLREAITITPQSPAHHSEVKHKFRTASSPSRKTPNRAATEALFSEPVLPANSQPGQNVEGSSSKNENPHGAKPQPARVGVSLQPSPAESKQRQMTQPGHQAQPKHVSTPPSQSDSSRHGPRMMNDHPWKPLTLAAYPRPEGSRSNYGAVERILKNYESAARAQQSQNQQSETASSPNLSVRQEETVTDLDMLDMDPLPLPPTLRHTQISHTSQIHTTHAQLSSHTAMGVKEMQLTVQGQEDYRWNM; encoded by the exons ATGTGGAGTGCTTTTATGAACGGCTCGGGGCTGCATGGTGGGGGCGGTACTGGCGGGGGATACGTTCCGTCTCAGGGATGGGAGTTTGTGCCGTGCTCCAGgatggacagaggagacaggGGCAGGAGCAAAGCCCGCAGTCCGTTGAGAAGGATCTCTTCTCCGCCCACCGTCTTCAGTCAGATCTACGAGCCCCAGTTCGGTGCTTCACCgggtggaggagaaggtggTCCAGGGACACAGCTTGAGATTCTCAGGGGACAAATGTGGCCAGGTCCCgaacctcagcagcagcagcagcagcagcagcaaacacagcacTCACGACTTAGAAAGAAATTTGAGGACTTGAAAAAGCGACATGTTCAGGACAAGGAAGATTGGATGCGTGAGAAGGAATCATTGTTGAGAGAAGTGGCTGACATACAA GGAGGGGAGAACAGGAGGATTCTGCTGGATCTGAAGACAGTTTTGGAGGAAGTGCAGGcggaggtgaagagagaggaggagaagaggagcgaGCTCCAGCTGCAGTACACAAGAGACAGATGTGCCTGGGAGCTGGAGAAAGCTGAGCTCAAATGCAGGATTGCACAG ttgGAGACTAGAGAGGTTAGTGGTTTGGTGAGCGGAGGGGTCCAGTCAGCACCAGGTCCTGGCTCTGTGGCGTCACAGAGCACTCGAGAACAACACAGTGAGACCTCAACTCTCCGCCGGGAGAGGGAAGAGCAGCGGAGGATCCTGGCAGACACGCACTCTACGGCCATGGACCTGCGCTATCGCCTGGAGCACAATGAGAGGGACTGGTTAAGGGAGAAAGCCGAGCTGCTGGAGAGGTTTGatgtggagaggagggagtgggAGAGCCAGCTGAAAGATATGCAGAGGAAAATAGAGGAG CTGTACTGTGAAGTGAGAGCCAAGCGCGACGGGGCCGGCCTGGACAGTGGGAGGCAGGACGATGACGATGTTGTGCATAGGCTCAGCATACGTTCCACCAGCACAGGCTCCAGCCTTCTCAGTGACAACACCCGCTCAGAgccactcagcagcagcagccaatcagaaccaAACAGACAACTACTAGCACCTGGCTTTGGtcacaacagaaacatcagtgGCGGCGGTTGTGGTAGCAGAGAGAGTCATCAGCCCACCTGCTTCCAAGCAGACAGCATCTGTGAATTTATTGCTGATGGTCAGTTTTCTCAGAATAACCATTCACAATCTGCGCTGGTGGATGAATTGAGATCCAGAGGCACTTGGCAGAAAAACTCTGTTGATGATAGCAAGGATACAGTGGATACAGCAGAGCtggatgttatttttcatggaGCTCCTGGATATGGAATGTCACAGAAAAATGTCTCTAAAGGGAATGAAAACAATGCCCATGTTGGTCCACAAGAAAGTCCTGTGTGGGCAGAGTTGATTTATGGTAgtgacaagaagaagaacacCACTGCTCTCAATGCT GCTTTGAAGGAGATAGCCCGTGTAAGTGAGGAGCTCTGTAGCTACCAGGATGAGATCAGGAAGAAGAGTGGAGATAAGAG GAATCAATCTGAATCCCTGTGCCTAACTGAGGAGAGTGAGATGATGTTTGGTCATGATAAAACCCGACTGGAGGTAGATGAAGCTGCTTGTGACCTCAGCCAGATATACAACGATCTCCGGGCCTTGGAAAGGGAAAACTGGATCACCTTGTCTCCAGATAACACCTGGAGGGCCAAAAGAGCTCAGAGTGAATCCTGGAGAGCAAGTGCCGCTGATCCAGACagctacagagacacacagacaagtcCTGGAATACTCTCTGAGATGGATACAGCAGCTCCACCCATCCCTCCACGCACCTCCTCCTGGAATCTGAGCACCCCTACCCATCCAGACACAGAACTCCATATCCCAGAATCCCCCATGACAACAGTGAGGAAGTGCCATAGCCCCTGTGTTCTACTGGACAGAAAATGCAGCAGCCCATCCATTGTCAGGAAGTTTGAAGCTATGCTAcaagaaaatgaaggaaaagtTTTCATAGATGGCGTGATAGCATCATGCTCTGTACCTACTAACTCTAATTGTAATATGGGCTGCTGCCACAACCGCTGGTCCTGCGATGCAAGCAAGTTCAGTAGCAGTAAGTTGTCTGCATATGGGACTGTACAGAAAAGCTTCTCTGAGGCCAACATACTGAGTGCTGGGAAAGACTTTCACTCCGATTACAGCCCGAGTGTTGGTAACTTAAAAAACCCTGAGCTACAAATGCCTTTGCTTGTCAAAGAATTACCTGTAGATTTGCTCTCGTCCTCTCTGGAAATATCACCTGCCAGCCCCAAACTCCAGGGCtctaaaagaaacattaaactggaacaaaaaacagctgagtTTAACAGAACTTTGTTTCAAGCTGAGATGGGCCGTGGTGTAGAGGAACAAGACAGTTTTACTGTAACAGATGCCTCCTCTCTGGGCTGCCAACCAGTTCTTACAAAATCAGATGAAGTTTTATATCCCAGGGAGActaaatttcagccacattgtACTGATATCACCACTGGTGCTATGGCTGTGCATCCTGAAGTCACATTATCTGTCTCCACTTCGGATTGCACAATTCAGAGCCCAGATGTCCAACCAAGGCAAATGAGATGCAGTCTTGAAGGTCAAGAGGTCAGAATGAAGCAAGAAATCCTCTCTGACCTTTCACCTGAACAGCCACAGGTTGGACTCAGAGAGGCCATCACAATAACCCCTCAGAGTCCTGCACACCATTCTGAGGTCAAGCACAAATTTCGAACAGCAAGCAGTCCCTCCAGGAAAACACCAAACAGAGCAGCCACAGAGGCTCTCTTTTCTGAGCCTGTCTTGCCTGCAAATAGCCAGCCAGGTCAGAATGTGGAGGGTTCCAGCTCTAAGAATGAGAATCCACATGGAGCAAAGCCTCAGCCAGCCAGAGTGGGAGTCTCACTCCAGCCATCGCCTGCAGAgagcaaacaaagacagatgacaCAGCCAGGGCACCAGGCACAGCCAAAGCATGTGTCTACACCTCCCTCCCAGTCTGACTCCTCCAGACATGGGCCTCGAATGATGAATGACCATCCTTGGAAGCCCCTCACTCTGGCTGCATACCCACGGCCTGAGGGATCCAGGTCCAACTACGGGGCAGTGGAGAGGATTCTGAAGAATTATGAGAGTGCAGCTCGGGCTCAACAAAGCCAGAACCAACAGAGCGAAACGGCTTCAAGTCCTAACCTTAGTGTTAGGCAGGAGGAGACGGTCACAGATCTGGACATGCTGGACATGGACCCTCTGCCCTTACCACCTACTCTGAGACACACTCAGATTTCACACACCTCACAGATACACACTACACATGCACAGCTCAGCAGCCACACTGCCATGGGTGTGAAAGAGATGCAGCTTACAGTGCAG GGTCAAGAAGACTACAGATGGAAcatgtga